A single window of Paenibacillus sp. SYP-B4298 DNA harbors:
- a CDS encoding CotH kinase family protein, giving the protein MNVNKWLKKTLSVTLALTMAFGFVPGLVRQEAAAAANGITQAYEEVFAGDRIIDIHVTVSDEDWASILSSPLDKEYKTATVEIDGQTIENVGFSTKGNLTLRSVAAMSDSDRYSFRLKFDKYDKEQTWLGLDKLSLNNGFSDPSYLREYLHYEALREIGMDAPLTVFANLYINGELFGFYTGVESVDDSYLARTVGEDYSTGVLYDTDAGSTLQYVEGSDYDTITRDLGIKDNKASLKNFIKVLNDMPDGEKGDIEEVLDVDSALKYIAANFVFGNYDSYNGDKAQNYMLYGDAAGKYTVIPWDFNMSFNGYTPMSGSNTTAVTALLDEPVLGISMEDAPMINNLLKVAEYKERYLDYVNQLVDYLENIEDRVGELADLIRPYVEADPTKFYTMEQFEANVSYSSDNNAGGGNGGGMPGDGTEPGRTPGEAPPEGAIPDGAAPGATPPEGVEPGSMTPPDGSPPGGQGPAPGGNGGVMASNSLLTFALNRLVNLQEQLGRDLSALPEPSGSEESPASGSDSTDSTGTDSAGTESSGETTTSPTTTTIYYPSAPVAATESDTETATTVDSTSAGSTTSTTAAGTTATTTTTATNTTTAVAEPSASAPSNSGEIKIMMNGSIISFSDQQPIMDNGRVLAPVYGIARALGAKLQWDETRQQVTLTAGETTVVLTIGSNTAYVNGKATQLDVAAKTVQYRTVVPVRFLAESLGLQLKWLQSTTTVQLAS; this is encoded by the coding sequence ATGAACGTAAACAAATGGCTTAAAAAAACCCTTTCCGTCACCTTGGCACTTACCATGGCATTCGGCTTCGTTCCCGGCTTAGTCCGTCAGGAGGCAGCTGCGGCAGCGAACGGAATTACGCAGGCGTATGAGGAGGTGTTTGCAGGAGATCGGATTATAGATATCCATGTGACCGTCTCCGACGAGGATTGGGCAAGTATTTTGTCTAGTCCGCTGGATAAGGAATACAAAACTGCGACCGTAGAAATAGACGGGCAAACCATCGAAAATGTCGGCTTCTCGACAAAAGGCAATCTGACCCTGCGCTCTGTGGCGGCCATGAGTGATTCCGACCGGTACAGCTTCCGCTTAAAGTTCGACAAGTATGATAAGGAGCAGACGTGGCTGGGGCTGGATAAGCTGTCGCTGAACAACGGCTTCTCCGATCCCTCCTATTTGCGAGAGTATTTGCATTATGAAGCGCTAAGGGAGATCGGCATGGATGCTCCGCTTACAGTGTTCGCCAATCTGTACATTAACGGCGAGCTGTTCGGCTTCTACACAGGCGTAGAATCGGTTGATGACAGCTATCTGGCCCGTACTGTAGGCGAAGATTACAGCACAGGGGTCTTATACGATACGGACGCCGGCAGCACGCTGCAATATGTCGAGGGTAGTGACTATGATACCATTACACGCGATCTGGGCATTAAGGATAACAAGGCTTCGCTCAAAAACTTCATCAAGGTGCTGAATGATATGCCTGACGGAGAAAAAGGCGATATTGAGGAGGTGCTGGATGTTGACTCCGCGCTGAAGTACATCGCCGCCAACTTTGTGTTTGGCAACTATGACAGCTACAATGGGGACAAAGCGCAAAACTATATGCTGTACGGGGATGCCGCAGGCAAATACACGGTCATTCCTTGGGATTTCAATATGTCCTTCAATGGCTACACTCCGATGAGCGGCAGCAATACGACCGCTGTGACTGCACTGCTGGATGAGCCTGTGCTAGGCATCTCCATGGAAGACGCGCCGATGATCAACAACCTGCTAAAAGTGGCCGAATACAAGGAGCGCTACTTGGATTATGTCAATCAGCTTGTGGACTACCTCGAAAACATCGAAGACCGTGTTGGCGAGCTGGCAGATCTGATTCGTCCGTATGTGGAGGCAGATCCGACGAAGTTTTACACTATGGAGCAGTTCGAGGCCAATGTATCCTATTCCTCCGATAACAATGCAGGAGGCGGTAATGGCGGCGGAATGCCTGGAGACGGCACTGAGCCGGGGCGCACTCCGGGAGAAGCACCGCCGGAAGGAGCGATCCCGGACGGCGCGGCCCCTGGAGCGACTCCTCCCGAGGGTGTCGAGCCAGGCAGCATGACGCCGCCGGACGGATCGCCACCGGGGGGACAAGGCCCGGCGCCAGGCGGCAATGGCGGCGTAATGGCATCGAATTCGCTGCTGACCTTTGCCCTGAACCGGTTGGTGAATCTGCAGGAGCAGTTGGGACGCGACCTATCTGCACTGCCTGAGCCAAGCGGTTCCGAAGAATCGCCAGCTTCAGGCTCAGACAGCACAGATTCGACGGGCACAGATTCGGCAGGCACAGAGTCTTCCGGAGAGACAACGACATCACCGACCACGACGACCATCTATTATCCTTCTGCGCCTGTTGCAGCTACAGAATCCGATACGGAAACAGCGACCACGGTTGATTCCACCTCGGCCGGCAGCACAACGAGTACAACTGCAGCAGGTACAACAGCAACAACGACAACGACTGCAACAAACACAACAACGGCGGTTGCTGAGCCCTCTGCCTCAGCCCCGTCCAATTCCGGCGAGATTAAAATTATGATGAATGGCAGCATCATCAGCTTCAGCGATCAACAGCCGATTATGGACAACGGGCGTGTACTCGCCCCTGTGTACGGCATTGCAAGGGCGCTGGGGGCAAAGCTGCAATGGGATGAGACCCGCCAGCAGGTCACCCTTACCGCAGGAGAGACGACCGTCGTTCTGACCATTGGCAGCAACACCGCCTACGTGAACGGCAAGGCAACACAGCTCGATGTAGCGGCCAAAACGGTGCAATATCGCACGGTCGTACCCGTTCGTTTCCTGGCTGAATCGCTAGGACTTCAACTGAAATGGCTGCAGAGCACGACTACAGTGCAACTGGCCAGCTAG
- a CDS encoding carbohydrate ABC transporter permease yields the protein MKTKSNLYRKEARYGYLFILPPVLGFLLFGLFPAMYSFYGSFTDWDGLGRMDGIGLANYADLLGDDQFHRAMYNTFYLMLGIPVGLALALLLAMGLNRGIPGTTAFRVIYYIPVISSLAAISILWSWAYNGDYGLVNQFLELIGIEGPNWLANKHTVKPALIIMMVWKNLGYTMLLYLAALQSVPKDYYEAAELDGAGPLQVLGRITWPMLRPVTFFIIVTNIIGGSQIFTEINIMTPTGGPEYSSASVVFYVWQKAFGNLQMGYASAMAVILGLFIFIVTLIQFRMNERSSRDLG from the coding sequence ATGAAGACGAAGTCCAATCTGTACCGGAAGGAAGCACGATATGGCTATTTATTTATTCTGCCTCCGGTTCTGGGTTTTCTACTATTTGGCTTGTTCCCGGCGATGTATTCCTTCTATGGCTCATTTACTGACTGGGATGGACTGGGGCGGATGGATGGGATCGGACTGGCGAACTATGCGGATTTGCTAGGAGATGACCAATTCCATAGAGCGATGTATAACACCTTCTATCTCATGCTGGGCATTCCGGTCGGTCTTGCGCTGGCGTTGCTGCTGGCGATGGGGCTGAACCGAGGGATACCGGGAACCACGGCTTTTCGGGTGATTTACTACATTCCCGTCATTTCATCGCTGGCGGCGATCTCCATCCTGTGGAGCTGGGCATATAACGGCGACTATGGATTGGTGAATCAATTTCTGGAGCTCATTGGCATCGAGGGGCCGAACTGGCTGGCAAACAAGCATACGGTCAAGCCCGCTCTAATCATCATGATGGTATGGAAAAACCTCGGCTATACGATGCTGCTTTATTTGGCAGCGCTGCAGAGTGTGCCTAAGGATTATTATGAAGCTGCCGAGCTGGATGGGGCGGGGCCGCTGCAGGTGCTTGGGCGGATCACCTGGCCGATGCTGAGGCCGGTTACCTTCTTCATCATCGTGACCAATATTATCGGAGGCTCGCAGATCTTCACCGAGATTAATATTATGACCCCGACGGGCGGGCCGGAGTACAGCTCTGCGAGTGTCGTATTTTACGTCTGGCAAAAGGCATTCGGCAACCTGCAGATGGGCTATGCCTCTGCGATGGCCGTCATCCTGGGGCTGTTTATTTTTATCGTCACATTGATACAGTTCAGAATGAACGAGCGCTCATCCCGCGATCTGGGGTGA
- a CDS encoding ABC transporter substrate-binding protein, whose amino-acid sequence MWLALIGVVSACSGGDGSTGGSGSSGDTGAKKKLTFMFRGGPDEQKAYESVVKQFEQSRTDVKVDIIVTAADQYATKLKAAITGKNVPDVFYFEPGDLKAYAGSGVLLDMTSYIEGNSRVNLDNIWPYGVNYYRYDGDKVGQGSIYGLPKDVGPFALGYNKTMFEQAGIPLPDKDQPYTWEEFVQVNQQLTQDTNGDGKIDQYGTGFNVNWALQAFVWSNGADWLDETRTKVTIDDPKFAEALQWFADLQNVYKITPSIEDAQTLDTYQRWMKGELAFFPVGPWDMSTYETLPFEYDLIPYPAGSTGKSATWTGSLGIGVSANTKHPEEAAELVYYLTASEEGMKALVDAKVQIPNLIDMAEQWAADSSTRPANKEEFLQIVNEYGRALPGQLTYNSEWYQLFFTDIQPVLDGKKTAAEYVKEQQPKMQALLDKAIEQEKRAKK is encoded by the coding sequence ATGTGGCTGGCGTTGATAGGGGTTGTATCCGCATGCAGCGGAGGAGATGGCAGCACGGGAGGCAGCGGCAGCTCCGGGGACACGGGAGCGAAGAAGAAGCTGACCTTCATGTTCAGAGGCGGGCCGGATGAGCAGAAGGCCTATGAGAGCGTGGTCAAGCAATTCGAGCAGTCGCGTACAGATGTGAAGGTGGACATCATCGTGACTGCCGCTGATCAATATGCGACCAAGCTGAAGGCGGCGATTACGGGCAAGAATGTGCCAGACGTATTTTATTTTGAGCCCGGCGATTTGAAAGCGTATGCGGGGAGCGGCGTGCTGCTTGACATGACGAGCTACATCGAGGGCAATAGCAGGGTCAACCTGGATAACATCTGGCCGTATGGGGTGAACTACTACCGCTATGACGGAGATAAGGTCGGGCAGGGCAGCATCTACGGTCTGCCGAAGGATGTGGGGCCGTTCGCACTCGGCTACAACAAGACGATGTTCGAGCAGGCGGGCATTCCGTTGCCGGATAAGGATCAGCCGTATACCTGGGAGGAATTCGTCCAGGTCAATCAACAACTGACACAGGACACGAACGGCGATGGCAAGATCGACCAGTATGGCACGGGCTTTAACGTCAATTGGGCGCTGCAGGCCTTTGTATGGAGCAATGGCGCGGATTGGCTCGACGAGACGAGAACGAAGGTGACTATCGACGACCCCAAGTTTGCAGAGGCGCTTCAGTGGTTCGCGGATCTGCAAAATGTATACAAGATTACGCCGTCCATCGAGGACGCACAAACATTGGATACGTATCAGCGCTGGATGAAGGGGGAGCTGGCTTTCTTCCCGGTAGGCCCATGGGATATGAGCACCTATGAGACACTGCCGTTCGAGTATGACCTGATTCCGTATCCTGCGGGATCGACAGGGAAGTCAGCGACATGGACTGGCTCCTTGGGCATCGGCGTATCGGCCAATACGAAGCACCCTGAGGAAGCGGCGGAGCTGGTCTATTACTTGACTGCATCGGAGGAAGGCATGAAGGCGCTGGTGGATGCCAAGGTGCAGATTCCGAATCTGATCGATATGGCAGAGCAATGGGCGGCTGACAGCTCCACGAGGCCGGCGAACAAGGAGGAATTCCTGCAGATCGTCAATGAGTACGGCCGCGCGTTGCCGGGACAGCTTACATACAACAGCGAATGGTATCAGTTGTTCTTCACCGACATCCAGCCGGTGCTGGATGGCAAGAAGACGGCGGCGGAATACGTTAAGGAGCAGCAGCCGAAGATGCAGGCGCTGCTGGACAAGGCGATTGAGCAGGAGAAGCGCGCGAAGAAATAG
- a CDS encoding matrixin family metalloprotease: MRLVLKKKVLFFTILAATLLSSIPFDTVTAYNTLGISWPKSIGVAAEVKLRYEISGKTKYNTAFDTAVADWNAAQSKIKFNLSPSNTLSPNVVGTFGDYDQSLYGRCNYSFNSNNKFISIQARLNAFNNNIDTNATVRRSTAGHELGHGLGLDHTSVVVIAYLMSSNRDRTSIYTPKSDDINGVNAIYPF, encoded by the coding sequence ATGAGATTGGTATTAAAGAAAAAGGTGTTATTTTTTACCATCCTTGCTGCAACATTGTTGTCATCCATTCCGTTTGATACGGTAACCGCGTACAACACCCTTGGGATCAGTTGGCCAAAAAGTATTGGGGTAGCGGCTGAGGTGAAGCTACGCTACGAAATATCCGGTAAAACCAAATATAACACCGCCTTTGATACCGCTGTTGCAGACTGGAATGCTGCCCAGTCCAAAATCAAATTCAATCTTTCTCCTTCCAATACGTTGTCTCCAAATGTAGTGGGGACGTTTGGCGACTATGATCAGTCCCTTTATGGCAGATGCAATTACTCATTTAATAGTAATAACAAATTTATAAGCATCCAGGCTAGATTAAATGCTTTTAACAACAACATCGATACAAATGCTACGGTAAGGAGGAGCACCGCCGGGCACGAATTGGGTCATGGGTTAGGGCTTGACCATACTTCCGTTGTCGTTATTGCCTATCTCATGAGTTCCAATCGGGATCGGACTTCCATCTATACCCCGAAGTCTGATGATATTAATGGCGTCAATGCAATCTACCCATTCTGA
- the cobA gene encoding uroporphyrinogen-III C-methyltransferase, which produces MESLKPIVRIMGVEGAEQTCFGGTEQARLGGTDTSASVAPGKVSIVGAGPGDPELITIKALRCIERADVILYDRLVNSELLQYARGDALRVYCGKAPGHHAMSQEQINRTLVSYALEGRDVVRLKGGDPLIFGRGSEEALALSAHGILCEIVPGITSAAGAAASASIPLTHRGYAASFACVTGSRCHGSTKPVRWDLLAHGVDTLAIYMGVSQIREIGEELLKHGKPASTPIALIERGTTGKERVYTGVLESMHQLAAAVRLDNPALIVIGEVVRVRHELLQLERQAAAMIG; this is translated from the coding sequence ATGGAGTCCTTAAAGCCGATCGTGCGGATTATGGGCGTGGAAGGGGCGGAACAGACGTGTTTCGGAGGGACGGAACAGGCGAGACTTGGAGGAACGGATACATCGGCGAGTGTAGCACCGGGCAAGGTCAGTATCGTCGGCGCCGGCCCGGGCGATCCCGAATTGATTACGATCAAGGCGCTGCGCTGTATCGAGCGGGCAGATGTCATTCTATACGATCGGCTGGTTAATAGCGAACTGCTCCAGTATGCCAGGGGAGATGCGCTGCGTGTCTACTGCGGCAAGGCGCCGGGACACCATGCGATGTCTCAGGAGCAGATCAATCGGACGCTCGTTAGCTATGCGTTGGAGGGTCGGGACGTCGTCCGGCTCAAGGGCGGCGATCCGCTTATCTTTGGGCGCGGAAGCGAGGAAGCGCTGGCGTTGTCTGCCCATGGCATCCTGTGCGAGATTGTACCGGGGATTACCTCTGCGGCAGGCGCTGCGGCATCGGCGTCGATTCCGCTTACGCATCGCGGCTATGCCGCCTCCTTCGCCTGTGTCACAGGCAGTCGATGTCATGGCAGCACGAAGCCGGTTCGCTGGGATCTGCTGGCGCACGGTGTCGATACATTGGCGATCTATATGGGAGTCAGCCAGATCCGGGAGATTGGCGAGGAATTGCTGAAGCATGGCAAGCCTGCGTCGACGCCGATCGCACTGATCGAGCGCGGGACAACCGGCAAGGAGCGGGTCTATACAGGGGTGCTGGAATCAATGCATCAACTGGCTGCAGCGGTTCGGCTCGACAACCCGGCATTGATCGTAATTGGCGAGGTGGTTCGAGTGCGTCATGAGCTGCTGCAGCTTGAACGCCAGGCCGCTGCTATGATCGGCTGA
- a CDS encoding glycoside hydrolase family 43 protein gives MKRPPIAQQSPYSNPLVLQRADPWIYKHTDGYYYFTGSVPEYDRIELRRSLTLNGLAEAEPVVCWRKHEIGKMSANIWAPEIHYVSGKWYIYFAAAWTSETQQGIFDHRMYVLENSSANPLEGAWEEKGQIVTDWESFSLDATSFVHEGVHYLVWAQNDPAIEGNSNLYIAPMSNPWTLGGKQVLLSKPEYPWERIGYKVNEGAAVVRHGGRIFISYSGSATDHNYCMGLLWADENSDLLDPASWSKAAEPVFVSDEEHGQYGPGHNCFTFAEDDKTDVLVYHARSYKEIDGDSLYDPNRHARAKTFVWDEHGMPVFGRPLPDTHSR, from the coding sequence ATGAAAAGACCACCTATTGCACAACAGAGTCCGTATTCCAACCCGCTCGTGCTGCAGCGCGCTGACCCTTGGATCTACAAGCATACAGACGGTTATTATTACTTTACCGGCTCGGTTCCTGAGTATGACCGTATCGAGCTGCGGCGTTCTCTGACGCTCAATGGCTTGGCGGAGGCGGAGCCGGTCGTATGCTGGCGCAAGCATGAGATAGGCAAGATGAGCGCCAACATCTGGGCTCCGGAGATTCATTATGTGTCGGGCAAGTGGTATATTTACTTCGCGGCAGCATGGACGAGCGAGACACAGCAGGGGATATTCGATCACCGGATGTATGTGCTGGAGAACAGCTCTGCCAACCCGCTGGAGGGCGCATGGGAGGAGAAGGGGCAGATTGTTACGGATTGGGAGTCGTTCTCCCTGGATGCGACAAGCTTCGTTCACGAGGGAGTGCACTATCTGGTCTGGGCGCAGAATGACCCGGCCATCGAGGGCAATTCCAACCTGTATATCGCACCGATGAGCAACCCGTGGACGCTTGGCGGCAAGCAGGTGCTGCTATCCAAGCCGGAGTACCCATGGGAACGAATCGGATATAAGGTGAATGAAGGGGCGGCCGTGGTTCGGCATGGCGGACGCATCTTCATCAGTTACTCCGGCAGCGCAACCGACCATAATTATTGCATGGGATTGCTATGGGCGGATGAGAACAGCGATCTGCTCGATCCGGCCTCATGGAGCAAGGCGGCGGAGCCGGTATTCGTCTCGGATGAGGAGCACGGGCAGTATGGGCCAGGACATAACTGCTTCACATTCGCGGAGGATGACAAGACCGATGTACTCGTGTATCACGCCAGAAGCTATAAGGAAATCGACGGCGACTCGCTGTATGATCCGAACCGTCATGCGCGGGCCAAGACATTCGTCTGGGATGAGCATGGGATGCCGGTATTTGGGCGCCCTCTGCCAGACACACATTCAAGATAA
- a CDS encoding ArsR/SmtB family transcription factor, which produces MKIDISQHSLPVYEALASNVRIEMIRLLTHKQMNIKELADALKLSSAIMTMHVKKLERAGIIKTSMRPGKGAARKVCTLVTDYIEIIFPPKLETLPRECHVTEVSVGHYTDFEVVPTCGLATTVKVIGIFDEPRCFLEPERFNAKILWLGQGYIEYKIPNYLTRNEEPQELEITMEISSEAPFANDNWPSDITFFLNGIRLGTWTSPGDFGGGNRGRYTPDWWWGEINQYGLLKMLKINHEGTFIDGQRISDVTLGQLQIENKQWTFRLGVLKDAENVGGLTIFGSGFGNYNQDIVFKLYYEKRQSGEEEA; this is translated from the coding sequence ATGAAAATTGATATTTCCCAGCACTCGCTCCCTGTCTATGAGGCACTGGCAAGCAATGTACGGATCGAGATGATTCGGCTGCTCACTCATAAGCAGATGAACATCAAGGAGCTTGCCGATGCGCTCAAGCTGAGCAGCGCGATCATGACGATGCACGTGAAGAAGCTGGAACGGGCGGGCATCATCAAAACCTCTATGCGGCCGGGCAAGGGAGCGGCACGCAAGGTATGCACCCTCGTCACCGATTATATCGAGATTATATTCCCGCCCAAGCTGGAGACGCTGCCGCGCGAATGCCATGTCACGGAGGTTTCTGTCGGCCATTATACCGACTTCGAGGTCGTGCCGACCTGCGGCCTGGCAACTACGGTCAAGGTCATCGGCATCTTCGATGAGCCGCGCTGCTTCCTGGAGCCCGAACGCTTCAATGCCAAAATATTATGGCTGGGACAAGGGTATATCGAATACAAAATACCGAACTATCTGACACGCAATGAGGAGCCGCAGGAATTGGAGATTACGATGGAGATTTCATCGGAGGCGCCGTTTGCCAATGATAATTGGCCATCGGATATTACTTTTTTTCTCAATGGCATCCGGCTCGGCACCTGGACAAGCCCTGGCGACTTTGGAGGGGGCAACCGCGGGCGCTACACGCCCGATTGGTGGTGGGGAGAGATTAACCAGTATGGGTTGCTGAAGATGCTCAAGATTAACCATGAAGGCACCTTCATCGATGGACAGCGGATCTCGGATGTGACGCTCGGTCAGCTCCAGATTGAGAACAAGCAATGGACGTTCCGGCTGGGCGTGCTGAAGGATGCGGAAAACGTCGGCGGGCTGACGATCTTCGGCTCCGGCTTCGGCAACTATAATCAGGATATAGTGTTCAAGCTCTATTATGAGAAGCGGCAAAGTGGCGAGGAAGAGGCGTGA
- a CDS encoding arabinan endo-1,5-alpha-L-arabinosidase produces the protein MEAQIQVQYPDPPPDYAMLDVPAIDTETEWKISNVHDPSIFKDGEMYYLYSTDVKVGGSPGAGIMVRKSADLIRWEWVGYALEGVPREAADWTGATNLWAPDIAKLGDTYYLYYSASTFGTNRSYIGVATSASPEGPWTDQGAVIKTAPGDGPNAIDPNIVRDAQGGYWFVYGSFFGGIHIAPLDEGTGKLKEEGVGIHIAARDRATEEGAVEGPYIIYNEDTGYYYLFVSYDSLYQDYNVRVGRSEQITGPYLDAAGRDMKDVAYRPQYEVGNKLIGGYRFSAGDGWLAPGHNSVLQDENGADYLIHHARPEADKNWMYLHVRKLVWTADGWPTVSPERYAGEREQDIPEQELYGDWELVAHAKYMDGIVPSYKVTLHEDGRAASEYGELSWSYDGKRTLSLSMQEEAADRSVDEPPVEVQVLAAWDWELKRPTLVFTGLDSEGSALWGKKLP, from the coding sequence ATGGAAGCGCAGATTCAGGTGCAGTATCCTGATCCACCGCCGGACTATGCTATGCTGGACGTGCCTGCGATCGATACGGAGACGGAATGGAAGATCAGTAATGTCCACGACCCGTCGATCTTCAAGGATGGAGAGATGTACTACCTCTATTCAACCGATGTGAAGGTGGGCGGCTCGCCCGGCGCAGGCATCATGGTACGCAAGTCGGCCGATCTGATTCGCTGGGAGTGGGTGGGCTATGCACTGGAGGGCGTGCCGCGGGAGGCGGCTGACTGGACGGGGGCGACCAATCTGTGGGCGCCAGACATTGCCAAGCTGGGCGATACCTACTATCTGTATTATTCGGCATCGACCTTCGGTACGAATCGCTCCTATATCGGTGTTGCCACCTCCGCTTCGCCCGAAGGGCCGTGGACGGATCAGGGAGCTGTCATCAAGACAGCGCCTGGGGATGGCCCTAACGCCATCGACCCGAACATCGTGCGCGATGCACAGGGCGGCTATTGGTTTGTATACGGCTCCTTCTTCGGTGGTATCCATATTGCGCCGCTTGATGAAGGTACAGGCAAGCTGAAGGAGGAGGGGGTGGGCATCCATATTGCCGCCCGCGACCGTGCAACAGAGGAAGGCGCAGTGGAAGGGCCGTATATTATCTATAATGAAGATACGGGATACTACTATCTCTTCGTCTCCTATGATTCGCTCTATCAGGATTATAACGTGCGCGTCGGGCGCTCGGAGCAGATAACCGGGCCGTACCTGGATGCGGCAGGTCGGGATATGAAGGATGTGGCCTATCGGCCGCAGTATGAGGTTGGCAATAAGCTGATCGGCGGTTATCGCTTCTCTGCTGGAGATGGCTGGCTGGCGCCTGGACATAATTCGGTGTTGCAGGATGAGAATGGCGCAGATTATCTGATTCATCATGCTCGTCCTGAGGCGGATAAGAACTGGATGTATCTGCATGTGCGCAAGCTGGTCTGGACAGCAGATGGCTGGCCGACTGTATCGCCGGAGCGCTATGCCGGGGAGCGCGAGCAGGACATCCCGGAGCAGGAGCTATATGGAGATTGGGAGCTGGTAGCCCATGCGAAGTATATGGACGGTATCGTTCCATCCTATAAGGTCACGCTGCACGAGGATGGCCGTGCCGCCAGCGAGTACGGGGAGCTGAGCTGGAGCTATGACGGCAAGCGAACGCTGTCCTTATCAATGCAGGAGGAAGCCGCTGACCGGTCGGTGGATGAGCCGCCAGTGGAGGTGCAGGTGCTGGCTGCCTGGGATTGGGAGCTGAAGCGCCCGACGTTGGTGTTTACCGGTCTGGACAGTGAGGGTAGTGCGTTATGGGGAAAGAAGCTTCCGTAG
- a CDS encoding carbohydrate ABC transporter permease, whose translation MKAQYRVSHLIIFLLLALGAIFMIAPLAWMLSTSFKTREAVFALPPEWIPDPFIMVKYQEIWEKGPLLSGIVNSLIVAVSVTVVGAFTSSLAAFSFSKLRIPYKNAIFLGLLGSVMIPYPVVMIPQFILFSEMGWVDTLWPLILPGFFGNVFMIFFLRQYLLSVPDAIIEAAKIDGTSYFGLYSRIALPLMSPAVAAQVILWFMAIWNDYLAPIIYLNTPTKQTLQLVIANFNAMYAIQTDYPLIMAASIIALLPMLIVFLVFQRRIIESVTISGVKG comes from the coding sequence ATGAAAGCCCAATATCGTGTGTCCCATCTGATCATCTTCCTGCTGCTGGCGCTGGGAGCGATCTTCATGATTGCGCCGCTGGCCTGGATGCTGTCGACCTCCTTCAAGACGAGAGAGGCTGTGTTCGCCTTGCCCCCGGAATGGATTCCCGATCCGTTCATTATGGTCAAATACCAGGAAATATGGGAGAAGGGACCGCTGCTGAGTGGAATCGTCAATAGTCTGATTGTCGCCGTCTCGGTTACCGTGGTTGGCGCGTTCACCTCCAGCCTGGCGGCCTTCTCCTTCTCCAAGCTGCGTATTCCGTATAAGAATGCCATCTTTCTCGGGCTGCTGGGCTCGGTGATGATCCCCTATCCGGTCGTCATGATTCCGCAGTTCATCCTGTTCTCGGAGATGGGCTGGGTGGATACGCTATGGCCGCTGATCCTGCCGGGCTTCTTCGGCAATGTGTTCATGATCTTCTTCCTGCGCCAGTATCTGCTGAGCGTGCCGGATGCGATCATTGAAGCGGCCAAGATTGACGGCACCTCTTATTTTGGGCTGTATAGCCGCATCGCCCTGCCGCTCATGTCGCCCGCAGTAGCGGCTCAGGTCATTCTATGGTTCATGGCGATCTGGAACGATTATCTTGCCCCCATCATCTATCTGAACACGCCCACCAAGCAGACGCTGCAACTGGTCATTGCCAACTTCAATGCCATGTATGCCATCCAGACCGATTATCCCCTCATAATGGCTGCGTCGATCATTGCGCTGCTTCCGATGCTGATCGTCTTTCTCGTCTTCCAGCGGCGAATCATCGAGTCGGTCACCATCTCGGGGGTGAAGGGCTGA